Proteins encoded in a region of the Streptomyces violaceoruber genome:
- the infB gene encoding translation initiation factor IF-2: MAKVRVYELAKEFGVESKVVMAKLQELGEFVRSASSTIEAPVVRKLTDAFQQGGGNGRSAGRPAAPKKAAPRPSAPSPAQAGPSQAAPAAGDRAAAPRPSAAPKAPAAQQPAAPSAPAPAPSQGPRPTPGPKPAPRPAPAAPEFTAPPAAPAAPSTPAPAPSGPKPGGARPGAPKPGGARPSGPGQDRGQQGGQGRPGGQRPGAPAQRPGGRPGGPRPGNNPFTSGGNAGMARPSAPRPQGGPRPGGPGGAPGGGPRPQGPGGQGGGPRPQAPGGNRPSPGSMPRPQGGGAGPRPGGGPRPNPGMMPQRPAAGPRPGPGGGGRGPGGAGRPGGGGGRPGGGGFAGRPGGGGGGRPGGGGGFAGRPGGGGGFGGGGGRPGFGGRPGGPGGRGGTQGAFGRPGGPARRGRKSKRQRRQEYEAMQAPSVGGVMLPRGNGETIRLSRGASLTDFAEKINANPASLVAVMMNLGEMVTATQSVSDETLHLLAGEMNYTVQIVSPEEEDRELLESFDLEFGEDEGSEEDLVVRPPVVTVMGHVDHGKTRLLDAIRKTNVIAGEAGGITQHIGAYQVATEVNDEERKITFIDTPGHEAFTAMRARGARSTDIAILVVAANDGVMPQTVEALNHAKAAEVPIVVAVNKIDVEGADPTKVRGQLTEYGLVAEEYGGDTMFVDISAKQGLHIDSLLEAVVLTADASLDLRANPVQDAQGISIESRLDRGRGAVATVLVQRGTLRVGDTMVVGDAYGRVRAMLDDNGNNVAEAGPSTPVQVLGLTNVPGAGDNFIVVEEDRTARQIAEKRAARERNAAFAKRTRRVSLEDLDKVLKAGEVQQLNLIIKGDASGSVEALESSLLQLDVGEEVDIRVLHRGVGAVTESDIDLAMGSDAIVIGFNVRAAGRAAQMAEREGVDVRYYSVIYQAIEEIEAALKGMLKPEYEEVELGTAEIREVFRSSKLGNIAGVLIRSGEVKRNTKARLLRDGKVIAENLNIEGLRRFKDDVTEIREGFEGGINLGNFNDIKVDDVIATYEMREKPRV, from the coding sequence GTGGCTAAGGTCCGGGTCTACGAACTCGCCAAGGAGTTCGGTGTCGAGAGCAAGGTCGTCATGGCCAAGCTCCAGGAACTCGGTGAATTCGTCCGTTCGGCGTCTTCGACCATCGAAGCGCCCGTAGTACGCAAGCTGACAGACGCATTCCAGCAGGGTGGCGGCAACGGCCGTTCCGCCGGCCGCCCCGCGGCCCCCAAGAAGGCCGCCCCCAGGCCGTCGGCGCCGTCCCCGGCGCAGGCCGGTCCCTCCCAGGCCGCCCCGGCGGCGGGGGACCGTGCGGCCGCCCCGCGGCCGTCGGCCGCACCCAAGGCGCCGGCTGCCCAGCAGCCCGCGGCTCCGTCGGCCCCCGCGCCGGCTCCGTCGCAGGGGCCGCGTCCGACGCCGGGCCCCAAGCCCGCGCCGCGTCCGGCCCCGGCCGCGCCGGAGTTCACCGCTCCGCCGGCGGCTCCCGCCGCTCCGTCGACTCCGGCCCCGGCTCCGTCCGGTCCGAAGCCCGGCGGTGCGCGTCCCGGTGCCCCCAAGCCCGGCGGCGCCCGTCCGTCCGGTCCGGGTCAGGACCGTGGCCAGCAGGGCGGCCAGGGCCGTCCCGGCGGTCAGCGTCCCGGTGCCCCGGCGCAGCGTCCCGGCGGCCGTCCCGGCGGTCCGCGTCCGGGTAACAACCCCTTCACCTCCGGCGGCAACGCCGGCATGGCGCGCCCGTCGGCGCCCCGTCCGCAGGGCGGTCCCCGCCCGGGCGGTCCCGGTGGTGCTCCCGGCGGCGGTCCCCGTCCGCAGGGTCCCGGCGGTCAGGGCGGCGGTCCCCGCCCCCAGGCTCCGGGCGGCAACCGTCCGAGCCCGGGCTCGATGCCTCGTCCGCAGGGCGGCGGCGCAGGCCCCCGTCCCGGCGGCGGCCCGCGTCCGAACCCCGGCATGATGCCGCAGCGTCCCGCTGCCGGCCCGCGTCCCGGCCCCGGTGGCGGCGGTCGCGGTCCCGGCGGTGCCGGTCGTCCCGGTGGCGGCGGCGGTCGTCCCGGTGGCGGCGGCTTCGCCGGTCGTCCCGGTGGCGGCGGTGGCGGTCGTCCGGGTGGCGGCGGCGGTTTCGCCGGTCGTCCCGGCGGTGGCGGCGGCTTCGGCGGCGGCGGTGGCCGTCCCGGCTTCGGCGGTCGTCCCGGCGGCCCCGGTGGCCGTGGTGGCACGCAGGGCGCCTTCGGCCGTCCCGGCGGTCCCGCGCGTCGCGGTCGCAAGTCGAAGCGGCAGAGGCGCCAGGAGTACGAGGCCATGCAGGCCCCGTCGGTCGGCGGCGTGATGCTGCCCCGCGGCAACGGCGAGACCATTCGCCTGTCGCGCGGTGCGTCGCTCACCGACTTCGCGGAGAAGATCAACGCCAACCCGGCGTCGCTCGTCGCGGTCATGATGAACCTCGGCGAGATGGTCACCGCGACCCAGTCCGTCTCCGACGAGACGCTCCACCTCCTCGCCGGCGAGATGAACTACACGGTTCAGATCGTCAGCCCGGAGGAGGAGGACCGCGAGCTGCTCGAGTCCTTCGACCTGGAGTTCGGCGAGGACGAGGGGTCCGAAGAGGACCTGGTCGTCCGTCCTCCGGTGGTCACGGTCATGGGTCACGTCGACCACGGCAAGACCCGACTGCTCGACGCCATCCGCAAGACGAACGTCATCGCGGGCGAGGCCGGCGGCATCACCCAGCACATCGGTGCCTACCAGGTCGCGACCGAGGTCAACGACGAAGAGCGCAAGATCACCTTCATCGACACCCCGGGTCACGAGGCGTTCACCGCCATGCGTGCCCGCGGTGCCCGGTCGACCGACATCGCGATCCTGGTCGTCGCGGCCAACGACGGCGTCATGCCGCAGACGGTCGAGGCGCTCAACCACGCCAAGGCGGCCGAGGTCCCGATCGTCGTCGCGGTCAACAAGATCGACGTCGAGGGTGCCGACCCGACCAAGGTGCGCGGTCAGCTGACCGAGTACGGCCTGGTGGCCGAGGAGTACGGCGGCGACACCATGTTCGTCGACATCTCCGCCAAGCAGGGTCTGCACATCGACTCCCTGCTGGAGGCCGTGGTCCTCACCGCGGACGCCTCGCTCGACCTGCGGGCCAACCCGGTCCAGGACGCGCAGGGCATCTCGATCGAGTCCCGTCTCGACCGCGGCCGCGGTGCCGTGGCGACGGTCCTCGTGCAGCGAGGCACCCTGCGGGTCGGCGACACGATGGTGGTGGGCGACGCCTACGGCCGCGTCCGCGCCATGCTCGACGACAACGGCAACAACGTCGCCGAGGCGGGTCCGTCCACGCCGGTCCAGGTGCTGGGTCTGACCAACGTCCCGGGCGCCGGTGACAACTTCATCGTGGTCGAGGAGGACCGTACGGCCCGCCAGATCGCGGAGAAGCGCGCCGCCCGCGAGCGCAACGCCGCGTTCGCCAAGCGCACGCGCCGCGTGTCGCTGGAGGACCTGGACAAGGTGCTGAAGGCCGGCGAGGTCCAGCAGCTCAACCTGATCATCAAGGGCGACGCGTCCGGATCGGTCGAGGCGCTGGAATCCTCCCTGCTCCAGCTGGACGTCGGCGAAGAGGTCGACATCCGCGTCCTGCACCGCGGCGTCGGTGCGGTCACGGAGTCCGACATCGACCTGGCGATGGGCTCCGACGCCATCGTGATCGGCTTCAACGTGCGCGCCGCCGGGCGTGCCGCGCAGATGGCCGAGCGCGAAGGCGTGGACGTCCGGTACTACTCGGTCATCTACCAGGCGATCGAGGAGATCGAGGCGGCCCTCAAGGGCATGCTCAAGCCGGAGTACGAAGAGGTCGAGCTGGGCACGGCGGAGATCCGCGAGGTCTTCCGCTCCTCCAAGCTGGGCAACATCGCGGGTGTTCTC
- a CDS encoding YlxR family protein, with amino-acid sequence MSGRTRTRACPERTCVGCRERAVKSELLRTVAVEGHCTPDPRGTLPGRGAYVHPAPDCVDQAVRRKAFPRALRVPGPLDVKALRHYVEQAEGCSKVAESSM; translated from the coding sequence GTGTCTGGCCGGACACGTACCCGAGCATGCCCGGAGCGCACCTGCGTGGGGTGCCGGGAGCGAGCGGTCAAGAGCGAGCTGCTGCGCACCGTGGCGGTCGAGGGTCATTGCACCCCTGATCCACGCGGTACGCTGCCCGGCCGGGGTGCGTACGTACACCCCGCGCCGGACTGTGTCGACCAGGCGGTGCGCCGCAAGGCGTTTCCGCGGGCGCTCCGCGTCCCGGGTCCGCTCGACGTAAAGGCGTTGCGCCACTACGTCGAGCAGGCAGAAGGTTGCAGCAAGGTTGCTGAAAGCAGCATGTGA
- the nusA gene encoding transcription termination factor NusA, with product MDIDMSALRGLVREKEISFDLLVEAIESALLIAYHRTEGSRRHARVELDRNTGHVTVWAKEDPDDLEEGQAAREFDDTPSDFGRIAATTAKQVILQRLRDAEDDATLGEYAGREGDIVTGVVQQGRDPKNVLVDIGKLEAILPVQEQVPGETYPHGARLRSYVVRVAKGVRGPSVTLSRTHPNLVKKLFALEVPEIADGSVEISAIAREAGHRTKIAVRSTRSGLNAKGACIGPMGGRVRNVMGELNGEKIDIVDWSDDPAEMVANALSPARVSKVEVVDLAARSARVIVPDYQLSLAIGKEGQNARLAARLTGWRIDIRPDTEQPSDASPEQSSGGRGE from the coding sequence GTGGACATCGACATGAGCGCCCTGCGGGGCTTGGTACGGGAGAAGGAGATCTCCTTCGACCTGCTGGTCGAAGCGATCGAGTCGGCCCTCCTCATCGCCTACCACCGCACCGAGGGAAGCCGCCGGCACGCGCGCGTGGAGCTCGACCGGAACACCGGCCATGTGACCGTGTGGGCGAAGGAGGACCCCGACGACCTCGAGGAGGGCCAGGCGGCCCGCGAGTTCGACGACACCCCGTCCGACTTCGGCCGCATCGCCGCCACCACCGCCAAGCAGGTCATCCTGCAGCGGCTGCGCGACGCCGAGGACGACGCGACCCTCGGCGAGTACGCCGGCCGTGAGGGCGACATCGTCACCGGCGTGGTCCAGCAGGGCCGCGACCCGAAGAACGTGCTGGTGGACATCGGCAAGCTGGAGGCCATCCTGCCGGTGCAGGAGCAGGTGCCGGGCGAGACCTACCCGCACGGCGCGCGTCTGCGCTCGTACGTCGTCCGGGTGGCCAAGGGCGTCCGGGGCCCCTCCGTGACGCTCTCCCGCACGCACCCCAACCTGGTGAAGAAGCTGTTCGCCCTGGAGGTGCCGGAGATCGCCGACGGATCCGTCGAGATCTCCGCGATCGCCCGCGAGGCCGGCCACCGCACCAAGATCGCCGTGCGCTCCACCCGCTCGGGCCTGAACGCCAAGGGCGCCTGCATCGGCCCCATGGGCGGCCGGGTGCGCAACGTCATGGGCGAGCTGAACGGCGAGAAGATCGACATCGTCGACTGGTCGGACGACCCGGCCGAGATGGTGGCGAACGCGCTCTCCCCGGCCCGCGTCTCCAAGGTGGAGGTCGTGGATCTGGCGGCCCGCTCCGCACGCGTGATCGTGCCCGACTACCAGCTCTCGCTGGCCATCGGCAAGGAGGGCCAGAACGCCCGTCTCGCGGCCCGGCTGACCGGCTGGCGGATCGACATCCGCCCGGACACCGAGCAGCCCTCCGACGCGTCGCCGGAGCAGTCGTCCGGCGGCCGCGGGGAATAG
- the rimP gene encoding ribosome maturation factor RimP, whose protein sequence is MSTTQSERLRELLEPLVASQGLDLEEIAVDSVGRRRVLSVVVDSDTGADLDRIADVSRALSAKLDETDAMGEGEYTLEVGTPGAERSLTQHRHYVRATDRLVRFQLREGGELVARILAVDEDGLDLEVPGVKGRRPTTRRLPFGDIDKARVQVEFNRKDTKNDNQTEHDNKTEEEEA, encoded by the coding sequence ATGAGCACCACCCAGAGCGAGAGGCTGCGAGAGCTGCTTGAGCCGCTCGTCGCCTCCCAGGGACTGGACCTCGAAGAGATCGCGGTGGACTCGGTCGGCCGCAGGCGTGTGCTGAGCGTGGTCGTGGACTCCGACACCGGAGCGGACCTCGACCGGATCGCCGATGTGAGCCGCGCGCTCTCGGCGAAGCTCGACGAGACCGACGCGATGGGTGAGGGGGAGTACACCCTCGAGGTCGGCACCCCCGGCGCCGAGCGCTCCCTCACCCAGCACCGCCACTACGTGCGCGCCACGGACCGCCTGGTCCGCTTCCAGCTGCGCGAGGGCGGCGAACTGGTCGCCCGCATCCTCGCCGTGGACGAGGACGGGCTCGACCTCGAGGTGCCAGGAGTGAAGGGCCGCAGGCCCACCACCCGCAGACTGCCCTTCGGCGACATCGACAAGGCACGCGTCCAGGTCGAGTTCAACCGCAAGGACACCAAGAACGACAACCAGACGGAACACGACAACAAGACGGAAGAGGAGGAGGCGTAG
- a CDS encoding ferritin-like domain-containing protein, giving the protein MGKAGNGRLDALQAALAAEHAAVYGYGVVGGRIAEDRRAEARTAYDAHRARRDALAREVRDLGGEPVAAAAGYALPFSVPDSAAAVRLAAELEDRLAGVYSDLVRAAEGGGRTSAAGALREAAVRAVRWRGGSVAFPGLAERVGTPAGRSAAPGASDTATATASPTA; this is encoded by the coding sequence GTGGGCAAGGCGGGCAACGGGCGGCTGGACGCCCTCCAGGCAGCGCTGGCCGCGGAGCACGCGGCCGTGTACGGCTACGGCGTCGTCGGCGGGCGGATCGCTGAGGATCGGCGTGCCGAGGCGCGGACGGCGTATGACGCGCACCGGGCGCGGCGGGACGCGCTGGCGCGCGAGGTGCGGGACCTGGGAGGCGAACCGGTCGCCGCGGCGGCGGGGTACGCGCTCCCCTTCTCGGTGCCGGACTCGGCGGCGGCCGTGCGGCTGGCGGCGGAACTGGAGGACCGGCTGGCCGGGGTCTACTCCGACCTGGTGCGGGCGGCCGAGGGCGGCGGGCGGACCTCGGCGGCCGGGGCGCTGCGCGAGGCGGCGGTCCGCGCGGTGCGCTGGCGGGGCGGGAGCGTAGCCTTCCCTGGGCTCGCCGAGCGGGTCGGCACGCCGGCCGGGCGGAGTGCCGCTCCGGGTGCCTCCGACACGGCGACGGCGACGGCCTCACCGACTGCGTAA
- a CDS encoding aminoglycoside phosphotransferase family protein, protein MAFEPPRRLVRAFGETAPEGDDWLATLPEVAERAVARRGLTVERVQVPGGRSSLVVLVRTAEGAPAVLKLAPRRARPESERAALAHWGGRGAVQVREEGDEEGVLLLERLHPDVSVRSLPEAKALLEAAGTLRRLWVEPPGSHPFETVAERTGRQAEAMRAGAAADAQVAPLVDAALAARAELLGGPSEQRLLHGTFRQSKVLAGDRMPWLAVGPDPVVGESAFDLARLVRDRVEDLIAQPSGASTTRRRIKRLAESLEVDQERLRGWTLFRAVESGVRARRVGRERDAELLLEFAGWL, encoded by the coding sequence ATGGCTTTCGAACCGCCGCGGCGTTTGGTCAGGGCGTTCGGCGAGACGGCACCGGAGGGTGACGACTGGTTGGCGACGCTGCCCGAAGTGGCGGAGCGGGCGGTGGCGCGGCGGGGGTTGACGGTGGAGCGGGTGCAGGTGCCCGGGGGGCGCAGCAGCCTGGTGGTGCTGGTGCGGACGGCCGAGGGGGCGCCGGCGGTGCTGAAACTCGCCCCGCGCCGGGCGCGGCCGGAGAGCGAGCGGGCGGCGCTCGCGCACTGGGGTGGGCGGGGTGCCGTGCAGGTGCGGGAGGAGGGGGACGAGGAGGGCGTGCTGCTGCTCGAGCGGCTGCATCCGGACGTGTCGGTGCGGTCGTTGCCGGAGGCGAAGGCGTTGCTGGAGGCGGCGGGGACGCTGCGGCGGCTGTGGGTGGAGCCGCCGGGCTCCCATCCGTTCGAGACGGTGGCCGAGCGGACGGGGCGGCAGGCGGAGGCGATGCGGGCGGGAGCGGCGGCGGACGCGCAGGTGGCGCCGTTGGTGGACGCGGCGCTCGCGGCGCGTGCGGAGCTGTTGGGCGGGCCGTCGGAGCAGCGGCTGCTGCACGGGACGTTCCGGCAGAGCAAGGTGCTCGCCGGGGATCGGATGCCGTGGCTGGCGGTGGGGCCCGATCCGGTGGTCGGGGAGAGTGCGTTCGATCTGGCGCGGCTGGTGCGGGACCGGGTGGAGGATCTGATCGCGCAGCCGTCGGGGGCGTCGACGACTCGGCGGCGGATCAAGCGGCTGGCGGAGTCGCTGGAGGTCGATCAGGAGCGGCTGCGGGGGTGGACGCTGTTCCGGGCGGTGGAGTCGGGGGTGCGGGCCCGGCGGGTGGGGCGGGAGCGGGACGCGGAGCTGTTGTTGGAGTTCGCGGGCTGGTTGTGA
- a CDS encoding proline--tRNA ligase: MANAPVQRMSKLMAKTLRDDPADAEVLSHKLLVRAGYVRRTAAGLWSWLPLGKKVLGNIERIVREEMDAIGAQEVQLPALLPREPYEATGRWQEYGPELFRLQDRKGGDYLLGPTHEEIFTLLVKDQASSYKDLPVILYQIQNKYRDEARPRAGILRGREFLMKDSYSFDVADEGLAESYALHRAAYQRIFERLGLDYRIVAATAGAMGGSKSEEFLAPAEAGEDTFADCPNCDYAANTEAITFRLTPVDATDVPAAEDIPTPDTPTIETLAASLGVEASATLKNLLVKVDGEIVAVGVPGDREVDMDKVEAHFAPAAVELVTAEDFVGRPDLVRGYVGPQGLGEKVTYIADPRVAPGTAWITGANKADTHAKNVVAGRDFEVDTYVDVVVVREGDPCPNCGTGLKLDRAIEIGHIFQLGRKYADALKLDVLGQNGKPARVTMGSYGIGVSRAVAALAEQHADDKGLVWSKEVAPADVHVVAAGKALQTELALEVSDKLAAAGVRVLVDDRAGVSPGVKFTDAELIGVPQILVAGRRSGEGVVELKDRRTGEREEVTVEEALTRLTS; encoded by the coding sequence ATGGCCAACGCACCGGTCCAGCGCATGTCGAAGTTGATGGCGAAGACGCTGCGCGACGACCCGGCGGACGCCGAGGTCCTCAGCCACAAGCTGCTGGTCCGCGCCGGCTACGTGCGCCGCACCGCCGCCGGCCTGTGGAGCTGGCTGCCGCTCGGCAAGAAGGTCCTCGGCAACATCGAGCGCATCGTCCGCGAGGAGATGGACGCCATCGGCGCCCAGGAGGTCCAGCTCCCCGCCCTCCTGCCGCGCGAGCCGTACGAGGCCACGGGCCGCTGGCAGGAGTACGGCCCCGAACTCTTCCGCCTCCAGGACCGCAAGGGCGGCGACTACCTCCTCGGCCCCACCCACGAGGAGATCTTCACCCTCCTCGTCAAGGACCAGGCGTCCTCCTACAAGGACCTGCCGGTCATCCTCTACCAGATCCAGAACAAGTACCGCGACGAGGCCCGCCCCCGGGCCGGCATCCTGCGCGGCCGCGAGTTCCTCATGAAGGACTCCTACTCCTTCGACGTGGCCGACGAGGGCCTCGCCGAGTCCTACGCCCTGCACCGCGCCGCCTACCAGCGCATCTTCGAGCGCCTGGGCCTCGACTACCGCATCGTCGCGGCCACCGCCGGCGCCATGGGCGGTTCCAAGTCCGAGGAGTTCCTGGCCCCCGCGGAGGCCGGCGAGGACACCTTCGCGGACTGCCCGAACTGCGACTACGCCGCCAACACCGAGGCGATCACCTTCCGGCTCACGCCGGTCGACGCGACGGACGTCCCCGCCGCCGAGGACATCCCGACCCCCGACACCCCCACCATCGAGACGCTGGCCGCCTCCCTCGGCGTAGAGGCCTCCGCCACCCTCAAGAACCTCCTCGTCAAGGTGGACGGCGAGATCGTCGCCGTGGGCGTGCCGGGCGACCGCGAGGTCGACATGGACAAGGTCGAGGCCCACTTCGCCCCCGCCGCCGTCGAACTGGTCACCGCCGAGGACTTCGTCGGCCGCCCCGACCTGGTCCGCGGCTACGTCGGCCCGCAGGGCCTGGGCGAGAAGGTCACGTACATCGCCGACCCCCGCGTCGCGCCGGGCACCGCGTGGATCACGGGCGCCAACAAGGCCGACACCCACGCCAAGAACGTCGTGGCGGGCCGCGACTTCGAGGTCGACACCTACGTCGACGTCGTGGTCGTCCGCGAGGGCGACCCCTGCCCCAACTGCGGCACCGGCCTCAAGCTGGACCGCGCCATCGAGATCGGCCACATCTTCCAGCTGGGCCGCAAGTACGCCGACGCCCTCAAGCTCGACGTCCTCGGCCAGAACGGCAAGCCGGCCCGCGTCACCATGGGCTCCTACGGCATCGGCGTCTCCCGCGCGGTGGCCGCCCTCGCCGAGCAGCACGCCGACGACAAGGGCCTCGTCTGGTCCAAGGAGGTCGCCCCGGCCGACGTCCACGTGGTCGCCGCGGGCAAGGCGCTGCAGACCGAGCTGGCCCTGGAGGTCTCCGACAAGCTGGCCGCGGCCGGCGTCCGCGTCCTGGTGGACGACCGGGCGGGGGTCTCTCCCGGCGTGAAGTTCACCGACGCCGAACTCATCGGCGTCCCCCAGATCCTGGTGGCCGGCCGCCGCTCCGGCGAGGGCGTCGTCGAACTGAAGGACCGCCGCACGGGCGAGCGCGAGGAAGTAACGGTCGAGGAGGCCCTCACCCGCCTCACGAGCTGA
- a CDS encoding GNAT family N-acetyltransferase: MDLVIGPLDLSAHVDEALAVQAAAFGLGPDEVAVRRQIVLRHMTHPGARALGATVRGRLVGFVYGMPNDRTHWWSTVVEPYLRAQGTDAWLDDSFVITELHVHPSHQNRGAGRSLITTITDAATEPRSILSAIDTESPARGLYRSLGYQDLARRVLFPSAPKPYAVMGATLPLLRRTPGQ; encoded by the coding sequence ATGGACCTCGTGATCGGCCCACTGGACCTCTCCGCGCACGTGGACGAGGCCCTGGCCGTCCAAGCCGCCGCCTTCGGCCTCGGCCCCGACGAGGTGGCCGTCCGCCGTCAGATCGTCCTGCGCCACATGACCCACCCGGGAGCCAGAGCCCTCGGCGCCACCGTCCGGGGCCGTCTCGTCGGCTTCGTCTACGGCATGCCCAACGACCGCACCCACTGGTGGTCCACGGTCGTCGAGCCGTACCTCCGCGCCCAGGGCACCGACGCCTGGCTCGACGACTCCTTCGTCATCACGGAGCTGCACGTCCACCCCTCCCACCAGAACCGCGGCGCGGGCCGCTCCTTGATCACCACGATCACCGACGCCGCCACCGAGCCCCGCTCGATCCTCTCCGCGATCGACACCGAGAGCCCCGCGCGCGGCCTCTACCGCTCCCTCGGCTACCAGGACCTCGCCCGCCGGGTCCTCTTCCCCAGCGCACCCAAGCCGTACGCGGTCATGGGCGCCACGCTCCCCCTGCTGAGGCGCACCCCCGGTCAATAA
- a CDS encoding GNAT family N-acetyltransferase — protein sequence MLTQTTSRVLEPSDLDAALAILDRDPVANAFVTARVQIAGLDPWRLGGEMWGWYEHGMLTSLCYAGANLVPICATQRAVRAFADRARRAGRRCSSIVGPAGPTAQLWRLLEPGWGPAREVRTHQPLMVADRLPDDMAPDPYVRRVRKDEVERIMPACVAMFTEEVGISPMAGDGGLLYQARVAELVGSGRSFARFDADGKVVFKAEIGAATDRACQIQGVWVAPEYRGKGLAAPGMAAVLRYALTDVAPVASLYVNDFNTAARRTYLRVGFQEVGAFMSVLF from the coding sequence GTGTTGACGCAGACCACCTCCCGCGTGCTCGAACCGAGCGACCTGGACGCCGCGCTCGCCATCCTCGACCGCGACCCGGTCGCGAACGCCTTCGTGACCGCCCGCGTGCAGATCGCCGGTCTCGACCCGTGGCGCCTCGGCGGCGAGATGTGGGGCTGGTACGAGCACGGCATGCTCACCTCCCTGTGCTACGCGGGCGCCAACCTCGTGCCCATCTGCGCCACCCAGCGCGCCGTCCGCGCCTTCGCCGACCGCGCCCGCCGGGCCGGCCGCCGCTGCTCCTCGATCGTCGGCCCGGCCGGTCCGACCGCCCAGCTGTGGCGGCTGCTCGAACCGGGCTGGGGCCCGGCCCGCGAGGTCCGCACCCACCAGCCCCTCATGGTCGCCGACCGCCTCCCCGACGACATGGCCCCGGACCCCTACGTCCGCCGCGTCCGCAAGGACGAGGTGGAGCGGATCATGCCGGCCTGCGTGGCGATGTTCACCGAGGAGGTCGGCATCTCCCCGATGGCCGGCGACGGCGGCCTGCTCTATCAGGCCCGGGTCGCCGAACTCGTCGGCTCCGGCCGCTCCTTCGCCCGCTTCGACGCCGACGGCAAGGTCGTCTTCAAGGCCGAGATCGGCGCCGCCACCGACCGCGCCTGCCAGATCCAGGGCGTGTGGGTGGCCCCCGAGTACCGCGGCAAGGGCCTGGCCGCCCCCGGCATGGCGGCGGTCCTGCGCTACGCCCTCACGGACGTCGCCCCGGTGGCGAGCCTCTACGTCAACGACTTCAACACCGCGGCGCGACGGACCTACCTCCGGGTCGGCTTCCAGGAGGTGGGCGCCTTCATGAGCGTCCTCTTCTGA
- the ispG gene encoding flavodoxin-dependent (E)-4-hydroxy-3-methylbut-2-enyl-diphosphate synthase, with protein sequence MTAISLGMPDVPTRLAERRKSRQIQVGPVAVGGDAPVSVQSMTTTRTSDIGATLQQIAELTASGCQIVRVACPTQDDADALPVIARKSQIPVIADIHFQPKYVFAAIEAGCAAVRVNPGNIKQFDDKVKEIAKAAKDHGTPIRIGVNAGSLDRRLLQKYGKATPEALAESALWEASLFEEHDFRDIKISVKHNDPVVMVEAYRQLAAQCDYPLHLGVTEAGPAFQGTIKSAVAFGALLSQGIGDTIRVSLSAPPVEEIKVGIQILESLNLRQRGLEIVSCPSCGRAQVDVYKLAEEVTAGLEGMEVPLRVAVMGCVVNGPGEAREADLGVASGNGKGQIFVKGEVIKTVPESKIVETLIDEAMKIAEQMEKDGVTSGEPSVSVAG encoded by the coding sequence ATGACTGCGATTTCTCTCGGCATGCCGGACGTTCCGACCAGGCTCGCGGAGCGCCGCAAGAGCCGGCAGATCCAGGTCGGGCCCGTGGCGGTGGGCGGCGACGCCCCCGTGTCGGTGCAGTCCATGACCACGACCCGCACCTCCGACATCGGGGCCACGCTCCAGCAGATCGCCGAGCTGACGGCGTCCGGCTGCCAGATCGTCCGGGTGGCCTGCCCCACCCAGGACGACGCCGACGCGCTGCCCGTCATCGCGAGGAAGTCGCAGATCCCGGTGATCGCGGACATCCACTTCCAGCCCAAGTACGTCTTCGCCGCGATCGAGGCCGGCTGCGCGGCGGTCCGGGTGAACCCGGGCAACATCAAGCAGTTCGACGACAAGGTCAAGGAGATCGCCAAGGCGGCGAAGGACCACGGCACGCCCATCCGCATCGGCGTGAACGCCGGCTCCCTCGACCGCCGCCTGCTCCAGAAGTACGGCAAGGCGACCCCCGAGGCCCTCGCCGAGTCCGCCCTCTGGGAGGCGTCGCTCTTCGAGGAGCACGACTTCCGCGACATCAAGATCTCGGTCAAGCACAACGACCCGGTCGTCATGGTCGAGGCCTACCGCCAGCTCGCCGCCCAGTGCGACTATCCCCTCCACCTCGGCGTCACCGAGGCGGGCCCGGCGTTCCAGGGCACCATCAAGTCGGCGGTCGCCTTCGGCGCACTCCTCTCCCAGGGCATCGGCGACACCATCCGCGTCTCCCTCTCCGCCCCGCCGGTCGAGGAGATCAAGGTCGGCATCCAGATCCTGGAGTCGCTGAACCTGCGCCAGCGCGGCCTGGAGATCGTCTCCTGCCCGTCCTGCGGCCGCGCCCAGGTCGACGTCTACAAGCTGGCCGAGGAGGTCACCGCCGGTCTGGAAGGCATGGAGGTCCCCCTCCGCGTCGCCGTCATGGGCTGCGTCGTCAACGGCCCCGGCGAGGCCCGCGAGGCCGACCTCGGCGTCGCCTCCGGCAATGGCAAGGGACAGATCTTCGTCAAGGGCGAGGTCATCAAGACCGTCCCCGAGTCCAAGATCGTGGAGACCCTCATCGACGAGGCCATGAAGATCGCCGAGCAGATGGAGAAGGACGGCGTGACCTCCGGCGAACCCTCCGTCTCCGTCGCGGGCTGA